A region from the Agrobacterium cucumeris genome encodes:
- a CDS encoding response regulator transcription factor, whose product MTLPVYLVDDDDAVRKALILLLSTVGIKAKGFADPTAFLSHLPGLEPGCLIFDIRMPAITGLKLQEKLVEEGIDWPVIIISGHGNIEACRRAFRNGAVDFLSKPVDEQDLIDAIQKAHQTLARTLDARALQAETVALLSLLTAREREILERIALGFTTRQIADGLGLSPRTVDSHRAAIGLKLGTTSQAEMTRLWLEAGADR is encoded by the coding sequence ATGACGTTGCCCGTCTATCTCGTTGATGACGACGACGCCGTGCGCAAGGCGCTGATATTGCTTCTGTCCACGGTCGGCATCAAGGCGAAGGGATTTGCCGATCCAACGGCTTTCCTCAGCCATTTGCCGGGTCTCGAGCCGGGCTGTCTGATCTTCGACATCCGCATGCCCGCCATTACCGGTCTCAAGCTTCAGGAAAAGCTGGTGGAGGAAGGCATCGACTGGCCGGTCATCATCATTTCCGGCCATGGAAATATCGAGGCCTGCCGCCGTGCCTTCCGTAACGGTGCCGTGGATTTCCTGTCGAAGCCCGTGGATGAACAGGATCTCATCGACGCGATCCAGAAGGCGCACCAGACGCTTGCCCGCACGCTGGATGCACGGGCATTGCAGGCGGAAACAGTGGCGCTTCTGTCGCTTCTGACCGCGCGTGAGCGTGAAATACTCGAGCGCATCGCACTCGGTTTCACCACCCGCCAGATCGCCGATGGGCTTGGCCTGTCACCACGCACGGTCGACAGTCATCGCGCCGCCATCGGCCTCAAGCTCGGCACCACCTCACAGGCGGAAATGACAAGGTTGTGGCTGGAGGCCGGCGCAGATCGGTAG
- a CDS encoding GlcG/HbpS family heme-binding protein has protein sequence MIRNLLIASVLIAPSAALAQTLPTAPYLPLEMAEKAAKAALQACVAKGSAVTVAIVTRDGATKTVLKADNSGPHTVSSATGKAFAAASLGRDSGEIADFIASKPANDGLRNMDERMVIQAGGLPIKIGEALVGGIGVGGAPSGAIDVECAREGVNAIGAK, from the coding sequence ATGATCCGCAATCTTCTCATCGCATCCGTTCTGATCGCCCCTTCGGCTGCATTGGCCCAGACGCTGCCGACCGCTCCTTACCTGCCGCTCGAAATGGCTGAAAAGGCGGCCAAGGCAGCGCTTCAGGCTTGTGTCGCAAAAGGTAGCGCCGTCACCGTTGCCATCGTCACTCGCGACGGTGCCACCAAGACGGTCTTGAAGGCGGATAATTCCGGCCCGCATACGGTCTCCAGCGCAACCGGCAAGGCTTTCGCCGCTGCATCGCTCGGTCGTGATAGCGGCGAGATCGCGGATTTCATCGCCTCCAAGCCTGCCAATGATGGTCTGCGCAATATGGACGAGCGCATGGTCATCCAGGCCGGCGGTCTGCCGATCAAGATAGGTGAGGCTCTCGTCGGCGGTATCGGCGTCGGCGGTGCGCCCTCTGGCGCCATAGATGTGGAATGCGCCCGCGAAGGCGTCAACGCCATCGGCGCCAAGTAA
- a CDS encoding ABC-F family ATP-binding cassette domain-containing protein, with translation MITITDLSARIAGRLLLDHASVALPAGVKVGLVGRNGAGKSTLFKVITGDFSAESGSVSIPKQARIGQVAQEAPGTEESLISIVLSADKERSALVAEAETATDPHRIAEIQMRLVDIDAHSAEARASSILAGLGFNHEAQLRPASSFSGGWRMRVALASVLFAEPDLLLLDEPTNYLDLEGTLWLEEYIRRYPHTVIIISHDRDLLNNAVNSIVHLDQKKLTFYRGGYDQFERQKAEADELQMKAKVKSDAARKHLQSFIDRFRAKATKARQAQSRIKALERMGTVAAVIEDHVQPITFPEPEKQPASPIVAINGGAVGYEPGKSILKQLNLRIDNDDRIALLGSNGNGKSTFAKFISGRLAPQAGDLRTAPGLKIGFFAQHQLDDLVPDETPVEHVRKLMPLAPEAQVRSRVAQMGLATEKMATAAKDLSGGEKARLLMGLAAFHAPNLLILDEPTNHLDIDSRRALIEALNDYNGAVILISHDRHLIEATVDRLWLVADGTVKTFEGDMEEYRDIVVSSGKKKEDKTEAASDQASKADQRKANAEKRAQLAPLKKKINEIESLTAKLEKMIQALDKELADPALYEKAPAKAAQKVKERGEAAAKLSDAEEQWLMLSGEYEEAMAG, from the coding sequence ATGATTACGATTACCGACCTTTCCGCCCGTATCGCCGGGCGCCTGCTTCTCGACCATGCCAGCGTGGCGCTGCCCGCCGGCGTGAAGGTGGGTCTCGTTGGCCGCAACGGCGCCGGCAAATCCACCCTGTTCAAGGTGATTACCGGCGATTTTTCCGCCGAAAGCGGTTCGGTCAGCATTCCCAAACAGGCGCGCATCGGCCAGGTGGCCCAGGAAGCGCCGGGAACGGAAGAATCGCTGATATCAATCGTGCTTTCCGCCGACAAGGAGCGCAGCGCCCTTGTGGCCGAAGCAGAAACCGCGACCGATCCGCACCGGATCGCCGAAATCCAGATGCGGCTCGTCGATATCGATGCGCATTCGGCCGAAGCCCGTGCGTCCAGCATTCTTGCCGGTCTCGGTTTTAACCACGAGGCACAGCTTCGCCCCGCCTCCTCCTTCTCCGGCGGCTGGCGCATGCGCGTGGCGCTCGCCTCCGTGCTGTTTGCCGAGCCCGACCTTTTGCTGCTCGACGAGCCGACCAACTATCTCGACCTCGAAGGCACGCTGTGGCTGGAGGAATATATTCGCCGCTATCCGCATACCGTCATCATCATCAGCCACGATCGCGACCTTCTGAACAATGCCGTTAATTCCATCGTGCATCTGGACCAGAAGAAGTTGACCTTCTATCGCGGCGGTTACGACCAGTTCGAGCGCCAGAAGGCCGAGGCCGACGAATTGCAGATGAAGGCCAAGGTCAAGAGCGACGCTGCGCGCAAACATCTGCAAAGCTTCATCGACCGCTTCCGTGCCAAGGCCACCAAGGCCCGGCAGGCGCAAAGCCGCATCAAGGCGCTGGAGCGTATGGGCACGGTTGCCGCTGTTATCGAGGACCATGTTCAGCCGATCACATTTCCCGAGCCGGAAAAACAGCCCGCCTCGCCCATCGTCGCCATCAATGGCGGTGCCGTGGGTTACGAACCGGGCAAATCGATCCTGAAGCAGCTCAATCTGCGCATCGACAATGACGATCGCATCGCGCTGCTCGGCTCCAACGGCAATGGCAAATCCACCTTCGCGAAATTCATTTCCGGCCGGCTTGCCCCGCAGGCGGGCGATCTTCGCACCGCCCCCGGCTTGAAAATCGGTTTCTTTGCACAACACCAGCTGGATGATCTGGTGCCGGATGAAACGCCGGTCGAACATGTGCGCAAGCTGATGCCGCTGGCGCCTGAAGCACAGGTGCGCTCACGCGTGGCGCAGATGGGCCTTGCGACGGAAAAGATGGCGACGGCGGCGAAGGATCTGTCCGGTGGTGAAAAAGCGCGTCTGCTGATGGGGCTTGCCGCATTCCACGCGCCGAACCTGTTGATTCTCGACGAACCGACGAACCATCTCGATATCGATAGCCGCCGCGCGCTGATCGAGGCGCTGAATGATTATAACGGCGCGGTCATCCTCATCTCGCACGATCGTCACCTCATCGAAGCGACGGTGGACCGGCTGTGGCTGGTTGCCGATGGCACGGTCAAAACCTTCGAAGGCGACATGGAGGAATATCGCGACATCGTCGTTTCCTCCGGCAAGAAAAAGGAAGACAAGACCGAGGCCGCGTCCGATCAGGCGTCGAAGGCAGATCAACGCAAGGCGAATGCGGAAAAGCGCGCCCAGCTTGCGCCGCTCAAGAAAAAGATCAACGAAATCGAATCCCTGACGGCGAAGCTTGAGAAAATGATTCAGGCGCTCGACAAGGAACTGGCGGACCCCGCCCTTTACGAAAAGGCGCCCGCCAAGGCCGCACAGAAGGTCAAGGAACGTGGCGAGGCCGCTGCCAAACTTTCCGACGCCGAAGAGCAATGGCTGATGCTTTCCGGCGAATATGAGGAAGCAATGGCTGGGTGA
- a CDS encoding GGDEF domain-containing protein, giving the protein MTTSAGDKKREQSKNGLVVTKITQFIAKMNIAPLPRNYELIYEILSGHNPAMGRDILALGNAPQQHEIDIIGQRHNLPGFSKIEAEAMANEAFETLKQISARLEAGVQRAETFIASLAEENHQEPPATERLARLMGDIHEEQTSLRHFIAMGLMKIREVEKRRAELQASSLRDALTALPNRAAFLEKLADLFAGDQAASATSLMLLNIDRFREINGKYGASAGNKALRRFAALFRKTIKKDDFVARVGGNEFAFLFANVSQNTAEAIAERLRQSVEALRFVTSEGEGEHLTVSIGVAAVDGTATPAEFFSHAELALLSARCGTRNCVVGYSRDLAQHSRSSYLAQLGC; this is encoded by the coding sequence GTGACGACATCTGCTGGCGATAAAAAACGCGAACAGTCAAAAAACGGTCTTGTCGTTACCAAGATCACGCAATTCATCGCCAAGATGAATATTGCTCCACTGCCGCGTAATTACGAATTGATCTACGAAATATTGTCGGGGCACAACCCGGCCATGGGGCGCGATATATTGGCGCTTGGCAACGCGCCGCAGCAGCATGAAATCGATATTATCGGCCAGAGACACAATCTGCCCGGCTTTTCAAAGATCGAGGCCGAGGCAATGGCCAACGAGGCCTTCGAAACGCTGAAGCAGATCTCAGCACGGCTGGAAGCCGGCGTGCAGCGGGCCGAGACATTCATCGCCAGCCTTGCCGAGGAAAATCATCAGGAGCCGCCGGCAACCGAGCGGCTCGCCCGATTGATGGGCGACATTCACGAGGAACAGACGAGCCTGAGGCACTTCATCGCCATGGGGCTGATGAAAATCCGCGAAGTTGAAAAACGCAGGGCCGAATTGCAGGCAAGTTCCCTGCGCGACGCATTGACGGCGCTTCCCAACCGCGCGGCTTTCCTCGAAAAACTCGCAGACCTTTTCGCCGGCGATCAGGCCGCGTCCGCCACCTCGCTGATGCTGCTCAACATTGACCGTTTCCGCGAAATCAATGGCAAATATGGCGCCAGCGCCGGCAACAAGGCGCTTCGGCGGTTTGCGGCACTTTTCCGCAAGACCATCAAGAAAGACGATTTCGTTGCCCGCGTCGGCGGCAATGAATTTGCCTTTCTGTTTGCCAACGTCTCGCAAAATACCGCAGAAGCGATTGCCGAAAGGCTGCGGCAAAGTGTGGAGGCGCTGCGCTTCGTGACCAGCGAAGGCGAAGGCGAACATCTGACGGTTTCGATCGGCGTTGCGGCGGTGGATGGCACCGCCACGCCCGCCGAATTTTTCAGCCATGCCGAACTTGCCCTGCTTTCGGCACGCTGCGGCACGCGCAACTGTGTTGTCGGTTATTCCCGGGACCTGGCTCAGCACAGCCGCAGCAGCTATCTGGCGCAGCTCGGCTGTTAG
- a CDS encoding glutathione S-transferase family protein, producing MTNSRTLYSLCGSDISRPFSPHCWKTVLSLAHKGLDFEERPLPFTVIPTVEDGFSRTVPILRDGEQLVSDSFEIALYLDDAYPERSSLFDGEGGKAMARFVESWSQTVLHPAITRIALLDIHNMLDEPDRRYFRDSRTKALGRPLEDVASNREAEIAAFPALLAPIRRMLSFQPFIGGTSPLFADYIVFGALQWARITTGADLFSDNDPVRDWFEGCLDLYDARGRSVTAA from the coding sequence ATGACGAACTCCAGAACCTTGTACTCGCTGTGTGGAAGCGACATTTCCAGGCCGTTTTCTCCCCATTGCTGGAAAACCGTGCTTTCGCTGGCGCATAAGGGGCTGGATTTCGAGGAGCGCCCCTTGCCCTTCACGGTCATACCCACGGTTGAGGACGGTTTTTCGCGGACGGTGCCGATCCTGCGCGACGGCGAGCAGCTGGTGAGCGACAGTTTCGAAATTGCGCTTTATCTGGATGACGCCTATCCGGAGCGGTCGTCGCTGTTTGACGGGGAGGGCGGCAAGGCAATGGCCCGCTTCGTTGAAAGCTGGTCCCAGACGGTGCTTCACCCGGCCATCACCCGTATCGCCCTGCTGGATATCCACAATATGCTGGATGAGCCGGATCGCCGTTATTTCCGTGACAGCAGGACGAAAGCGCTTGGCCGCCCGCTTGAGGATGTAGCGTCGAACCGCGAAGCGGAAATCGCGGCCTTTCCGGCATTGCTGGCGCCGATCCGTCGCATGTTGAGCTTCCAGCCCTTTATCGGCGGCACGTCGCCGCTTTTTGCCGATTACATCGTGTTCGGGGCGCTGCAATGGGCAAGGATCACCACCGGCGCCGATCTGTTTTCCGATAATGACCCGGTGCGGGACTGGTTCGAAGGCTGCCTTGATCTCTATGATGCAAGAGGCCGCAGTGTGACAGCGGCGTGA
- the ndk gene encoding nucleoside-diphosphate kinase, producing MAIERTFSMIKPDATKRNLTGAITKVFEDNGLRIVASKRVWMSKREAEGFYAVHKERPFFGELVEGMTSGPTIVQVLEGENAILKNREIMGATNPAQAAEGTIRKSFALSIGENSVHGSDAPETAAQEIAYWFAETEIVG from the coding sequence ATGGCGATTGAACGCACATTTTCGATGATCAAGCCGGACGCAACCAAGCGTAACCTGACGGGCGCGATCACCAAGGTATTTGAAGATAACGGCCTGCGCATCGTCGCCTCCAAGCGCGTCTGGATGAGCAAGCGCGAAGCTGAAGGCTTCTACGCCGTTCACAAAGAGCGTCCTTTCTTCGGCGAACTCGTTGAAGGCATGACCTCCGGCCCGACCATCGTTCAGGTTCTGGAAGGCGAAAACGCCATCCTCAAGAACCGCGAAATCATGGGCGCCACCAACCCGGCCCAGGCCGCTGAAGGCACCATCCGCAAGTCCTTCGCGCTTTCCATCGGCGAAAACTCCGTTCACGGTTCCGACGCTCCGGAAACCGCCGCACAGGAAATCGCCTACTGGTTCGCCGAAACCGAAATCGTCGGCTGA
- a CDS encoding CGNR zinc finger domain-containing protein, producing the protein MTFRWTAHRFAGGALALDVANSVILRSDAAKSVDRFAVPEQIATFAEASTRLGAERDRFPALNAPEAEQRPILLKLREAIDDYFRWSILGAGGDDARLADLLFACGTALRTFPAAESLGNATAHSALSLLARETRERLRICGNCGWLFIDRSKNRSRIWCDMAVCGNRQKASRHYHRTKEAQA; encoded by the coding sequence ATGACCTTTCGCTGGACAGCTCATCGTTTCGCAGGCGGCGCATTGGCGCTTGATGTCGCCAATAGCGTGATCCTGCGCTCGGACGCCGCAAAATCGGTTGACCGTTTTGCAGTGCCCGAACAGATTGCCACTTTTGCCGAGGCATCGACACGGCTTGGCGCGGAGCGCGACAGGTTTCCCGCGCTCAACGCACCCGAAGCGGAGCAACGGCCAATCCTTCTCAAACTTCGAGAGGCGATCGACGATTATTTTCGCTGGTCGATCTTGGGTGCTGGCGGTGATGACGCCAGGCTGGCGGACCTTCTTTTCGCCTGCGGCACGGCCTTGCGCACCTTTCCGGCGGCCGAAAGCCTCGGCAACGCCACGGCCCATTCCGCCCTGTCGCTGCTTGCGCGGGAGACACGGGAACGGCTGCGGATCTGCGGCAATTGCGGCTGGCTCTTCATCGATCGCAGCAAGAACAGAAGCCGGATCTGGTGCGACATGGCGGTGTGCGGCAACCGGCAAAAAGCCAGCCGGCACTACCACCGGACAAAGGAGGCGCAGGCATGA
- a CDS encoding branched-chain amino acid ABC transporter permease has product MAYFLQQLLNAVPVAALYAVLAFGYAIAFSVTKRADVTYGAIFAFAGQTCLLFADFGWNRLWLVLPATLALGAGAGLFGGLWAAGFVGRAVMRPLAKASPNAVTVASIGVLIALTESARLAAGTRQLWLPPLLSQPVRFWSDGGFAVTLTPMQMLNTAAFGLLVLSGSVYLGRSAFGRRWKAVSDDPLAASFCGVNAGRVFLLSYCAAGFVAAIAGVLATFYYGTMDFGAGLVFGLKIVLISAAGGYASPLICGLGAAAVGFAETLWAGYGPVVWRDAAVLALLVGWLIVMRSRAEAP; this is encoded by the coding sequence ATGGCTTATTTCCTGCAACAATTGCTGAATGCCGTGCCGGTCGCAGCCCTCTATGCGGTTCTGGCCTTCGGTTATGCCATCGCCTTTTCGGTCACCAAACGTGCCGATGTCACCTATGGTGCCATATTCGCCTTCGCCGGCCAGACCTGCCTGTTATTTGCCGATTTCGGCTGGAACCGGTTATGGCTGGTTCTGCCGGCCACACTGGCGCTTGGGGCGGGGGCAGGGCTGTTCGGCGGGTTGTGGGCTGCGGGTTTCGTCGGCAGGGCGGTGATGCGGCCGCTGGCGAAAGCCTCTCCCAATGCGGTGACGGTCGCCTCCATCGGCGTGCTTATTGCGCTTACCGAAAGTGCAAGGCTCGCCGCCGGCACAAGGCAATTGTGGCTGCCGCCGCTTTTGTCGCAACCGGTGCGCTTCTGGAGCGATGGCGGCTTTGCCGTGACCCTGACGCCAATGCAGATGCTGAACACGGCAGCGTTTGGACTGCTCGTCCTCTCAGGATCCGTTTATCTCGGCCGTTCCGCTTTCGGCAGACGGTGGAAAGCCGTATCGGATGATCCGCTTGCGGCATCGTTCTGCGGCGTAAATGCGGGCCGGGTATTCCTGCTATCCTATTGCGCGGCAGGATTTGTCGCCGCCATTGCCGGTGTGCTGGCCACTTTTTATTACGGCACCATGGATTTTGGTGCCGGCCTCGTCTTCGGCCTCAAGATCGTGTTGATTTCGGCAGCGGGCGGTTATGCCAGCCCGCTTATCTGCGGTTTGGGGGCGGCGGCCGTCGGATTTGCGGAAACCCTGTGGGCCGGTTATGGCCCGGTTGTCTGGCGTGATGCGGCGGTGCTGGCGCTTCTGGTCGGCTGGTTGATTGTCATGCGCAGCAGGGCGGAGGCGCCTTGA
- a CDS encoding molybdenum cofactor biosynthesis protein MoaE, producing MQKAVQPTIRVQSEDFDAADETRRLTQRDKSIGAVVAFTGLCRDDGGTLAALELEHYPGMAEAEITRIAELAIERFNLLGLTAIHRHGKIAAGENIVLVIAASSHRQAAFDGANFVMDYLKTSAPFWKKEHGRDGAVRDWVSAKTTDDAAKDKWR from the coding sequence ATGCAGAAAGCCGTGCAGCCGACGATCCGTGTGCAAAGTGAGGATTTCGACGCCGCGGACGAAACCCGGCGGCTGACGCAACGCGACAAAAGCATCGGCGCCGTCGTCGCCTTCACCGGGCTTTGCCGCGACGACGGCGGAACACTGGCAGCGCTGGAGCTTGAACATTATCCCGGCATGGCCGAAGCAGAAATCACCCGCATCGCCGAACTCGCCATCGAACGCTTCAACCTTCTCGGCCTCACCGCCATCCACCGCCACGGCAAGATCGCTGCCGGCGAGAATATCGTTCTCGTCATTGCCGCTTCCAGCCACCGGCAGGCCGCCTTCGACGGCGCAAATTTCGTGATGGACTATCTGAAGACCTCCGCCCCGTTCTGGAAAAAGGAACATGGCAGGGACGGAGCGGTGCGAGACTGGGTATCAGCCAAGACAACCGACGATGCGGCGAAGGACAAGTGGCGGTAA
- the moaD gene encoding molybdopterin converting factor subunit 1 translates to MTRIVYFAWVREKIGTDEEELDIPSSVTTAGELIAWLITRGENYEAAFEFPDVIRVAVNQEHVEHDESIVGAREIGLFPPMTGG, encoded by the coding sequence ATGACACGCATCGTTTATTTCGCCTGGGTGCGCGAGAAGATCGGCACCGATGAGGAAGAGCTGGACATCCCCTCCTCCGTCACCACGGCCGGTGAGCTGATCGCCTGGCTCATAACCCGTGGCGAAAATTACGAGGCGGCCTTCGAATTTCCAGATGTGATCCGCGTTGCGGTCAATCAGGAACATGTCGAGCATGACGAAAGCATCGTCGGTGCGCGCGAGATCGGTCTCTTTCCGCCGATGACCGGGGGATGA
- the pgsA gene encoding CDP-diacylglycerol--glycerol-3-phosphate 3-phosphatidyltransferase: MASRAYSIPNLLTYGRILAVPVIVLCFFIEGKLESSDFARWTALWLFIIASLTDFLDGYLARIWNQTSNIGRMLDPIADKLLVASVLLLMAADGTIAGWSLWAAITILCREILVSGLREYLAALKVSVPVTRIAKWKTTIQMVAIAFLLAGPAGDKVLPYTTEMGITLLWLAAALTMYTGYDYFKAGLKHIVDED; the protein is encoded by the coding sequence ATGGCTTCGCGCGCATACAGCATCCCCAATCTTCTGACCTATGGCCGCATTCTGGCGGTTCCTGTCATCGTTTTGTGCTTCTTCATCGAGGGCAAGCTGGAAAGCTCGGATTTCGCGCGCTGGACGGCGCTCTGGCTGTTCATCATCGCCTCGCTGACCGATTTCCTCGATGGTTATCTGGCCCGCATCTGGAACCAGACATCCAATATCGGCCGGATGCTGGACCCGATCGCCGACAAGCTGCTGGTCGCCTCCGTGCTGCTCCTGATGGCTGCGGACGGCACCATTGCCGGCTGGTCGCTCTGGGCCGCCATCACCATTCTCTGCCGTGAAATTCTGGTCTCCGGCCTGCGCGAATATCTGGCGGCGCTGAAGGTCAGCGTCCCCGTCACCCGCATCGCCAAGTGGAAGACGACGATCCAGATGGTCGCCATTGCCTTCCTGCTGGCAGGTCCGGCGGGTGACAAGGTCCTGCCCTATACGACGGAGATGGGCATTACGCTTCTCTGGCTTGCAGCTGCGCTCACCATGTATACCGGTTATGATTACTTCAAGGCCGGCCTCAAGCACATCGTGGACGAAGACTGA
- the uvrC gene encoding excinuclease ABC subunit UvrC, which produces MNGKKLPDGGILFDETDDEDDDASLAATEVAEAPRDAVGMDWNAGWKNESGLKGMDLIGEFVKHLPNSPGVYRMFNEAGDVLYVGKARSLKKRVGNYAQGRVHSNRIAQMVRFTTHMEFVTTRTETEALLLEANLIKRLRPRFNVLLRDDKSFPYILITADNRAPAIFKHRGARARKGDYFGPFASAGAVGRTINSLQRAFLIRTCTDSVFETRTRPCLLYQIKRCSGPCTHEISDQGYEELVKEAKDFLSGKSQSVKTAIARQMNEAAEDLDFERAAVYRDRLAALSHVQSHQGINPAGIEEADVFAIHHEGGISCIQVFFFRTGQNWGNRAYFPKADPSLPGSEILNAFLAQFYDDKPVPKQILLSETVEEQELLAAALGEKAGHKVTISVPQRGEKKDITDHVLANAREAHGRKLAETSSQARLLKGFAETFSLPYVPRRIEIYDNSHIMGTNAVGGMVVAGPEGFVKNQYRKFNIKSTDITPGDDFGMMREVMTRRFSRLLKEEGKPDRERTPTPEEAADMPFPSWPDVILIDGGQGQMTAVRAILDELDIRDCVTAIGVAKGVDRDAGRERFFADGRSDFSLPPRDPVLYFIQRMRDEAHRFAIGSHRARRKKEMIRNPLDEISGIGPGRKRSLLQHFGTAKAVSRAGLNDLMAVTGISEAVARQIYNHFHESGGD; this is translated from the coding sequence ATGAACGGAAAGAAGCTGCCTGATGGCGGTATTCTCTTCGATGAAACCGACGATGAAGACGACGATGCAAGCCTTGCCGCGACAGAAGTGGCGGAGGCTCCGCGCGACGCCGTGGGCATGGACTGGAATGCGGGCTGGAAGAATGAATCCGGCCTGAAGGGCATGGACCTCATCGGCGAATTCGTCAAACACCTGCCCAACTCGCCGGGCGTCTATCGCATGTTCAACGAGGCGGGCGACGTTCTTTACGTCGGCAAGGCGCGCTCGCTGAAGAAGCGTGTGGGCAACTATGCTCAGGGCCGCGTGCATTCCAATCGCATCGCCCAGATGGTGCGTTTCACCACCCATATGGAATTCGTCACCACCCGCACGGAGACAGAGGCGCTTCTGCTGGAAGCCAACCTCATCAAGCGCTTGCGGCCGCGCTTTAACGTGCTTCTGCGTGACGACAAATCGTTTCCCTATATTCTCATCACCGCCGACAATCGTGCCCCGGCGATTTTTAAGCACCGGGGTGCACGGGCGCGCAAGGGCGATTATTTCGGACCCTTTGCGTCGGCCGGCGCAGTGGGGCGCACGATCAATTCGCTGCAACGCGCCTTTTTGATTCGCACCTGCACCGACAGTGTTTTCGAGACCCGCACGCGTCCCTGTCTTCTGTACCAGATCAAGCGCTGTTCCGGCCCCTGTACGCATGAGATCAGCGATCAGGGGTATGAGGAACTCGTCAAGGAAGCCAAGGATTTCCTGTCCGGCAAAAGCCAGAGCGTCAAGACCGCTATTGCGCGGCAGATGAACGAGGCGGCCGAGGATCTCGATTTCGAGCGCGCCGCCGTCTATCGCGACCGGCTGGCGGCGCTTTCGCATGTCCAGAGCCATCAGGGCATCAATCCGGCCGGCATCGAGGAAGCGGATGTTTTCGCCATCCACCACGAAGGCGGTATTTCCTGCATTCAGGTGTTCTTTTTCCGCACCGGCCAGAACTGGGGCAATCGTGCCTATTTCCCGAAGGCGGACCCTTCCCTGCCCGGCTCGGAAATCCTCAACGCATTCCTTGCGCAGTTTTACGACGACAAGCCGGTGCCGAAGCAGATCCTGCTGTCCGAAACCGTCGAGGAACAGGAATTGCTGGCCGCGGCACTCGGCGAAAAAGCCGGCCACAAGGTCACGATCAGCGTGCCGCAGCGCGGCGAGAAGAAGGACATTACCGACCATGTTCTTGCCAATGCCCGCGAGGCGCATGGCCGCAAGCTGGCGGAAACCTCTTCGCAGGCACGGTTGCTGAAAGGTTTTGCAGAAACCTTCAGCCTGCCCTATGTGCCGCGCCGCATCGAGATTTACGATAACTCGCATATCATGGGCACCAATGCCGTGGGCGGCATGGTGGTGGCGGGGCCGGAAGGTTTCGTGAAAAATCAATATCGCAAGTTCAACATCAAATCGACCGACATCACCCCGGGTGACGACTTCGGCATGATGCGCGAGGTGATGACCCGCCGTTTCTCACGCCTGCTGAAGGAAGAGGGCAAGCCGGACCGCGAGCGGACACCCACACCGGAGGAAGCGGCCGACATGCCTTTCCCCAGCTGGCCGGACGTGATCCTGATCGATGGCGGTCAGGGGCAGATGACGGCGGTGCGCGCCATCCTTGATGAACTCGACATTCGTGACTGTGTGACCGCCATCGGCGTTGCCAAGGGCGTGGATCGCGATGCCGGCCGCGAACGCTTTTTCGCGGATGGACGCAGCGATTTCTCCCTGCCGCCGCGCGATCCCGTGCTCTATTTCATCCAGCGCATGCGGGACGAAGCCCACCGTTTCGCCATCGGCTCGCACCGGGCGCGGCGCAAGAAGGAAATGATACGCAATCCGCTGGATGAAATCTCAGGCATTGGCCCCGGTCGCAAGCGGTCGCTGCTGCAGCATTTCGGCACTGCCAAGGCCGTTTCGCGTGCCGGCCTCAACGACCTGATGGCCGTCACTGGCATTTCCGAGGCGGTGGCGCGGCAAATCTACAATCACTTCCACGAGAGCGGCGGCGATTGA